GCCGTCACGGAGCAGGCTGTCCCTCTTGAGACGGCCCTTGGCGTGTGCACCCGGAACGTGGCGGAGGCCAACGGCCTGTATCCGGCCAAGGGCGCGCTGCGCCCCGGCTCCGACGCCGACCTTCTGCTGCTCAATCCCGACTTTACCCTCTCCACCGTGGTCGCCCGCGGACGCGTTATGCTCCAAAGGGGACAGCTTCTGGTCAGGGGTACATTTGAATAGGAGGAAACAAGCTTGAAACTGTTCCAAAACGCCGATGTCTATGCGCCATCTCACCTTGGGAAAAAAGATATTCTTGTGGAGGGCGGCCGCATCGCGCGCATCGACGACGCCATCACGGACTATGACAGCGCCCCGGATGTGGAGCGCTTTGACCTGGGCGGAAAGCGCCTGGTGCCCGGCTATATCGACCTCCATGTCCACGTGACCGGCGGCGGCGGTGAGCAGGGGCCGGCCTCCCGGACGCCGGAGGCCTCCATCTCCACTTTGCTGGACTGCGGCGTCACCACCGTGGTGGGCCTTTTGGGCACCGACGGCATCTCCCGCAGTTTGGAGAATCTGCTGGCCAAGACCCGGGCATTGACCGAGGAAGGGCTGACCTGCTATATGCTCACCGGCTCCTACGGCTGGCCCACCACCACCCTCACCGGCAGCGTGGAGCGGGATATGGTGCTCATCCCCGAGATTATCGGCGCCAAGATCGCCGTATCCGACCACCGCAGTTCCAACCCCCAGGGCGAGGATCTGATCGCCCTGGCCACCGCGGTCCGCCGCGCCGGGCTGCTGGCCCCCTGCTGCGGCCTGCTGACCATGCACATGGGCAGCGGCAAAGGCCGGCTGGACCCCGTGTTCTATGCCCTGGACCACTCCGATGTGCCCGCCAAGACCTTCCTGCCCACCCACATGAACTTCCGCGGCAGAGAACTGATGGACGACGGCATCCGCCTGGTGAAGATGGGCGGAACCATGGACTTTACCGCCGGCGGCACCATGGAGGAAAACGTCACCCTGGCCGGTCACATCCGCTACTGCCTGGAGCAGGGCATGCCCCTTTCCGGCCTCACTGTCTCCAGCGACGGCTACGGCAGCCAGCCCCGGTTCAATGAGAAGGGCGAGTGCGTCGGTCTGACCTACTCCACTCCCCGGGGGCTCCACCAGCTGATCCAGGCCCTGGTATGTCAGGAGGTGCTGCCTTTGGAGGACGCGCTGACCCTGGTTACTGCCAACCCCGCAGGGGTTCTGGACAAAAGCGGCGTCAAAGGTTCCGTGGTCCCCGGCGCCGACGCGGACTTCGTGATCTACGGTCAGGATTTCTCCGTGGAGAGCGTGGTGGCCAAGGGAGAGCGGGCCGTCTGGGAAGGACGGCACCTGATCCGCGGCCGGTTTGAGGCATAAATTCACCATTACGGGACGCGCAATTCGGCCAGGCCCATCAAAAAGCGGTTTGATGGGGAGCTGATCTCCCTGCTGCTTGCCCTGAGCCGTTGGGAGTTTGAGCCGGATCGGCTGGCGGATTTCCTGCCGGTTCTCTGCAGCAGCAACCTGGAGGCCCTGCGCGCGCAGCTCAGGAGCATGGCAGCGGGGTAATTGGTGCTTTACGGCCAAAAGAGGCGTCCGGCTTAAGCCGGACGCCTCTTTTTCAGGGTGAAGCAATCAGCACTTTTCAAACACAGTGGCAACGCCCATTCCGCCGCCGATGCACAGCGTGGCCAGACCCTTCTTGGCCTCGGGACGCTTCTGCATCTCGTGGAGCAGCGTGACAATGATGCGTGCGCCGGAGGCGCCCACAGGGTGGCCCAGGGAGATGGCGCCGCCGTTGACATTGACCTTGCTCATGTCAAAGTGCAGCTCGCGGGCCACGGCAACAGACTGGGCGGCAAAGGCCTCGTTGGCCTCCACCAGGTCGATGTCCTCGATGGTCACGCCGGCCTTGGCCATGGCCTGACGGGAGGCGGGGACAGGGCCCACGCCCATGATCTTGGGATCCACACCGCCCTGGCCCCAGCCAACTAACTTGGCCATGGGCTTCAAACCGTACTTCTCCACAGCCTCGCCGGAGGCCAGCACGATGGCGGCGGCGCCGTCGTTGATGCCGGAGGCGTTGGCAGCGGTGACGCGCTGGGTGCCCTTGTCGGCGGCATCCTGCACGCCGGTGGGCTCAAAGGTATGGACCACCTGGGGGTTGGGAGACTCGGGGCCGATGGGGAAGGCGCCCTTCAGCTTGGCAATGCCCTCGGCGGTGACGCCGGCCCGGGGGAACTCATCCACCTTGAAGTCCACGATCTCCTTCTTGACCTTCACGGGGACCGCGACGATTTCATCGTCAAACCGGCCTGCCTTCTGGGCGGCCTCGGTCTTCTGCTGGGAGGAGGCGGCAAACTCATCCAACTCCTGGCGGGTGATGCCCCAGATGTCGCAGATGTTCTCAGCGGTGGTGCCCATGTGATAGTTGTTGTAAGCGTCCCACAGGCCGTCCTTGATCATGGTGTCCACAAGCTTCTTGTCGCCCATGCGGGCGCCCCAGCGGGCGTCCATGGAGGCAAAGGGAGCGGCGCTCATGTTCTCGGTGCCGCCGCAGACCACCACGTCGGAGTCACCGGCCAGGATGGAGCGGGCGCCCTCGATAACGGACTTCATACCGGAGCCGCAGACCATGCCCACCGTGTAGGCGGGAACGCTGTAAGGGACGCCGGCCTTGATGGCCACCTGGCGGGCCACGTTCTGTCCCTGGGCGGCGGTCAGGATGCAGCCAAACATCACCTCGTCCACCTGCTCAGGGCTGACGCCGGCGCGGTTCAGCGCTTCTTTCACCACGATGGCGCCCAAATCGGCGGCAGGGGTGTTCTTCAGTGCGCCGCCAAAGGAACCAATTGCGGTTCTGCAGCAGTTGACAACATACAGATCTTTCATGATTGTCCTCCATTTTTAAAAATTCATCCGGTATCAAAGCGTACCAGTGCTATTAGAGCCAGTGTATCACAGTTGCCGTGTCGTTTCAAACCGTCTGACGGGAATTTCATGCTGTTTCTTGCGGTTTTCCTTCAGGTATACGATTACTTTTGTTAAATTATTATCAAACTCTTACAGTGGCTATTATACAGAAGAATCCTTTTCCCGTCAAGGGCGTGTTGGTCCTCCCCTCAAATTTTGTTAAATAATTGACAAATACCCCCTGGTTTTCGTCAACTTGACGAAAACCAGGGGGACCGTTTACAGCTTTTCCCGAAGGGCGGTCACCTTTTCATAGTAGGAGGCGGCGTCAATGGTGTCCCAGGTGTCGGCATAGGTGATCTCCGCCTCTTCCGCGGCCCGGCTCAGCGCCTCATCAAAAAAGGCCCCGGCCGCCGCCGATTCCTCCAGGGGCTGGCGCAGCAGCACAAAGACTCCCTCCGCCGTCTCCGCCGCGCCGCAGCTCCCCTCCGCGATCGCAGCCGCCTGGGCACACAGCGCGTCCTCCGGCGTCAGCGTGACGCTCTGGGCGCTCTCGCCGCCCAGAGCGGCGGTGGCCTCTGCAAAGGGCCTGCCGCCGTTGACGGACGCGGCGATCTCGTCGGCCCTGGCCCGGGCGCTCTTTCCCGCCGCGGCGGGCACGGCGCACCAGCTGACAGTGGCGCAGCGGGCCTTATACTCCTCCAGACTGCTGCCCTCGGGGCAGAGCGACGAGGTGGGATAAGCCTCTTTCAGGTGGCCGTAGAGATAGTAGTCCGCGCTGAGGGAGTCGGCGCTCTCCCGGTCCAGACCCATGGAAGCCAGCCGGGTAAGGTATTGCTCCTCGCCGCCGTATTGCTGGGCGTTGGCCGCAAACTGGCCGTCGATGGCGGTTTGGTCCTCAGCCGTCAACCCGCATCCCGCCTGGCGGGCCCACTGCTCCACCACGGCGTAGAGGGCTGTGCGGCGCAGGGCCTCCTCTTTTACGTAGTCCGCAAGCGTACCGCTCTCCCGCTCCTCGCTCCAGTCCAGACCATCGCCCAGGGCCTGGGCCGCATAGTCGCAGGTGTAGGTCAGCCAGTAAAAATACCGCTGCGCCGCCACATCCTGTCCGTTGACCGTCAGCAGCACCGCGTCGGGGCAGATGCCGGAGGCGTCGTAGTACAGCCCTTCTTTAACCGTACCGCCTCCGGAGGCTCCGCAGGCCGTCAGGCAAACCGCCGCCAACGCGCACGCCGCGGCCAGAAATCGTTTCATATGGTTGATTCCGCTCCTTCCAGATCACTCCGGCGCGGACAGACCGCACTATGACAGCGTCCGGACGCCGATCCAGGTATTTTTCGGCAGCAGGGACAGGCTTACCAGCGCCCTGGCCTGAATGGCGGACAAGGGGATATAGGGGTTGCCCCACCAGCGGCTGTCCAGGGAGCTCTCCCGGTTGTCGCCCAAGAGGAAGACGCAGCCCTCCGGCACGGTGAATTCCGCCCCCTCCACCGCGGGATAGGTCTGTACCCCATCCACAAGGTACTCCTCCTCTATCTTCTCGCCGTTGCGCACCACGGCGCCGCCGTCAAAGGCGATGGTGTCGCCGGGCACGCCGATCACCCGCTTGACCATGACCTCATCCAGCTCCTCGCTGCGGAACATCACGATGTCGCCCCGCTCCGGCAGAGGGTCGCCCACCACATAGGGCAGCCGCACGCCAAGGAACATGGAGTGGGTGGGCAGCGTGGGCTCCATGGAGCCGGTGGGCACATAGGCCAGCGCCAGAATCACCCGGAACAGCACGATGACCACAGCCGCAGTCACCACCAAGTAGCCGTAGTTCTTCCACAGCCGGCGCGCCGTGGTCTCCTCCCTTACGGGTTCGTTCTTTTGTTCATCCATTTTCGTTCTCCTTTGTATCCGCCAAACGAAGCTCCTCCACCAGGTCCAGGGCACACTGCAGCACGTCGGCCTTTGGAGCGAGGCGGAGGCTGAGGGCTGGGGTCTCCCCGGCGGAGAGGGTCAGGCTGCGGCGGTATTTGGGCATGGAGCATACGGCGCTGATGGCCTCCGGCCGGAAGTTTGCAAGCGCCAGCACCAGACGCTCTCCCTTTTGGGAGATGTCGGCCACGCCGGCTCTGGCCGCGGCGGAGCGCAGCAGCGCCACATCCAGCAGCGCCAGCACCGGTTTGGGAGGATCACCGTAGCGGTCCATCATCTCGTCCAGAAGGTCCGACGAATCCTCGGCGCTGCGGATGGCCGCGATGCGGCGGTAGAGGTCCATCCGCTGCTCCGGTGAGGGCACATAGTACTCCGGGATGTTGGCGGAAATGGTCAGATCAGCGGAGCACTCGGTCTCTACGGCCTTCTCCCGGCCCTGCTCCTCCAGCACCGCCTCCTCAAGCAGCTTCAGGTACATGTCATAGCCCACGCTCATCATATACCCGGACTGCTCCGGGCCCAGCAGGTTGCCGGCGCCGCGGATCTCCAGGTCCCGCATGGCGATCTTGAAGCCGGAGCCGAATTCCACGTACTCCCGAATGGCGCTGAGGCGCTTGGAGGCCGTCTCCGTCAGGATCTTGCCCCGGCGGTAGGTGAGATAGGCGTAGGCCCGGCGGGAGCTGCGGCCGATGCGGCCACGGATCTGGTGGAGCTGGGCCAGGCCCATCCGGTCCGCGTCCTCTATCACAAGTGTATTCACGTTTGGAATATCAATGCCTGTTTCAATGATTGTGGTGCATACCAGCACGTCGGCGGAGCCGTCCACCATCTGCTGCATCACGTCGGAGAGCTCCTGCTCGCTCATCTTTCCGTGGCCCACTACCACCCGGGCGTCCTCACCTAACATCTTGCGGATGCGGGAGGCGGCGGCGTCGATGGACTCCACCCGGTTGTGGAGGTAGTAGACCTGTCCGCCCCGGGCCAGCTCCCGGCGCATGGCGTCCTCCACCACCGCCCAGTCGTGTTCCAGCACATAGGTCTGTACCGGCTGGCGGTCCATGGGCGGCTCCTCGATGGTGCTCATGTCCCGGATGCCGGAGAGGGCCATGTTCAGCGTCCTTGGGATGGGCGTTGCCGTCAGGGTCAGCACATCCACCTGCTTGCTCATCTCCTTGAGCCGCTCCTTGTGGGTGACGCCGAAGCGCTGCTCCTCGTCGATAATGAGAAGGCCCAGGTCCTTGAAGGCGATGTTTTTCTGCAGCAGCCGGTGGGTTCCGATCAGAAGGTCCACGCTGCCGTCCCTTGCGTCCTGGAGGACCTGCTTGCTCACCCGGCCGGTCTGAAACCGGGAGAGCACCTCAATTTTCACCGGGAAGTTGCGAAAGCGGCTGACCGCCGTGGCGTAGTGCTGCTGGGCCAGGACCGTGGTGGGCACCAGGATGGCGGCCTGCTTGCCGTCCAAGACGCACTTCATCACCGCCCGCAGCGCCACCTCCGTCTTGCCGTAGCCCACATCGCCGCACAGCAGCCGGTCCATGGGCCGGGGTCGCTCCATGTCCGCCTTGATCTCCGCGATGCAGCGCAGCTGGTCGTCAGTCTCCGCGTAGTCAAAAGACTCCTCAAACTCCTGCTGCCAGGGGGAGTCGGGAGAGAAGGCGAAGCCGGGCCGCTTCTGCCGCTCGGCATAGAGGGCGATGAGGCCCTTGGCCAGGTCCTTGGCCGCCGCCTTGGCCCTGCTCTTCTGCCTGGCCCACTCGGTGCCACCCAACTTGTTGAGCTTTTGCCGCTCCGTGTCCTCACCGCCGCCGATGTACTTGCTCACCTGGTCTAACTGAGTGGCCGGGACATAGAGGCAGTCGCCGCCGGCGTAGGCGATCTTGATATAATCCTTTTCCACACCGTCCACAGGCATGCGCTGCATGCCCACGAACCGCCCCACGCCGTGGTGGACGTGGACCACCAGGTCGCCGGGGGAGAGGTCGGTGTAGGACTGGATCTTCTGGCGGTTGGAATCCTCCTTCTTCACCCGCTGCTTTTTCCGCTCCGGGGCCATCAGCTGGCCCTCCGTCAGAATAGCCAGGCGGAGCTGGGGATATTCGGCGCCGGCGGAAAGGGCGCCTAAGGTGACGCGCACCTGCCCCGGCTCTACCTCCCCCGTCCCCTCCAGGTCCAGTACGGGGGGGATATCCCGCTCCTCCAGCAGCCGCTGAAGGTTTTTGCACCGGGTCTCGCTGCCGCAGAACACCAGCACGCCGCTGCCGGTGGAGCGGTAGTGGGCCATGTCGGACACAGCCGTCTCCAGGCTGCCGCCATAGGAGCTGAGCTGCTTGGCGGAGATGGACAAAAGGCCCCTGGGCCGCATGGGATAGCGGGAGGTGGGCAGCGCGTCCATCATCATGGTGGGGAACTCCTCCAGCTGGGCAAACAGCTCCTCCGGGCTCAGATAGAGCTTGCTCCACTCCCCGGCCAGCACGCCGGCGGAGAGCAGCGTCTCCGTGTCCTGCTTGCACTGGAGCGCCCTGCCTTTGGCGGCCTCGTCCACACGGGCGCTTTCGCTGATGCACACCAGCGCGTCCGGCGGCAGGTAGTCTGCCCCTGACGTCACCTTCCCATACAGCGCCGACAGATACCGGTCCGGCCCGTCGGGCATGGCGCCGTCGCTCAGGCGCTCCGCGTCGGCGCGGAGCGCCTGGGCCAGCTTTTCATGCTTTTTCTCCGCCTTGGCCGCCTGGGCCTCCAGCGCCTTTACCAGCGCGGAGATGCCCCCTTCCCCGTAGGCGGGGAGAAATTCCGAGGCCGGAAGGATCAGGGCGGACTTCACATTCTTGATCCGGCGCTGGGTGGCTGTGTCAAACAGCCCGCAGGAGTCGATCTCATCATCGAAAAACTCGCAGCGCACCGGCCGATCCATCATGGGGGAGAACACATCCAGAATGCCTCCGCGGAGGGCAAACTGTCCGGCGCCCTCCACCTGGTCGGAGCGGGTATAGCCCGCCGCGGTCAGCTTCTCCGCCAGGGCCTGGGGGTCCGCCCGGCCGCCCACCTTCACCGTAAAGGCCGCGTTCAACAGCACCTCCCGGGGAATGGAGCGCTGCATCAGAGCGTCCACCGTGGCCACCACCACGCCCTCCCCGCCCCTTGCAAGCGCGTAGAGGGCGGCCAGGCGCCGGTGCTCCCAACTGCGGGAGAAAGCGGCGGAGGTAAGCTGGAAGTCGCGGCTGAGCAGCCGCAGCGGCTCCCGTCCCATCAGCGTCTTCAGGTCCAGACACAGCCTGAGGGCCTCTTTTTCATCGCCGCAGACCATCACCAACGGCCGGCTGAGGCGCTGGGCCAGGGACGCGGAAATCTGAGACCGGTGCACCGGGGCCGTTCCGGATACCGCCACCGGACAGCGGCCGCCCTCAATCCGCCGGGCAAGCTCCTCGATCTCCGGAATTTTCAGCAGTGCGTTTGTCAGGGCCTCCATATCGGCCTCCTTGTCTTAATTTGTTAAAATTTGCCAATTATACGCGCATAGGGGCGCACTCCGCCCCTTGCGGGGAGGGGTGTGCCTCCGAATTCATCCTGATTTATAGTATACGCCCGCTGTCAAGGCGAACCATGTTCTTTCAGTTGAAGCGCCCCATGGCCTTGCGCAGCTCCTCGCCGGAGCAGATGGCCTCCGCCGCGTCAGCCGCCCGGGCAAAGGAATTCAGAAGAATTTTTCGCTCGGCCATGCTTGGTGTGCCCGTCACCCAGTCGGCCATGTCGTAGTCCGGATTGGTGGGGGAGCCCACGCCGATCTTGATTCGGGGGAACTGGTCGCTGCCCAGGTGGGCAATGATGTTTTTGATGCCGTTGTGGCCGCCCGCGCTGCCGGAGGGCCGGATGCGTATTTTCCCAACCGGCAGGTAGATGTCGTCGAAGATCACCAGCAGGTGGTCCAGGGGCACCTTATAAAACTTCACCGCCTCCACAACCGCCTCGCCGGAGAGGTTCATATAGGTCTGGGGCTTCATCAGCAGCACCTTGGCGCCACCGAAGGAGAAGATGTTACAGGCGGACTTGAACTTGATCTTGTTGATCTTGACATGCTCCCGCTCCGCAATCAGATCGGCGGTGAGGAAGCCCATGTTGTGGCGGGTATTGGCGTACTCGCTGCCCGGATTTCCAAGGCATGCGATGATCCACTCCACGCCGGAGGGTTTTCCAAACATAAAGTATCCCTTTCCAGAAAAGTGTAAGGGCGGGGCAGGGGAAGCCCCCCGCCCCGCTTTTATCCGTTTGTTTTAGCGGAACAGCTTGGAGATGGAAATCTCCTGGTAGGTGCGCTCAATGGCCTCGGCAAACATGGGGGCCACGGTGAGGTACTTGATCTTCTCGCTGGCACCCTCGGCAATGGGGGGGATGGTGTCCAGCAGGGCAAGCTCGGTGATCACGCTGTTGTTGATCCGCTCGATGGCGGGGCCGGAGAGGACGCCGTGGGAGGCGCAGGCATGGACGCTCTTGGCGTGGCCGATGTCGATCAGCGCCTTGGCGGCATTGCACAGGGATCCGCCGGTATCCACCATGTCGTCGAAAATGATGCAGTCCTTGCCCTCCACGTCGCCGATGACGTTCATGACCTCGCAGGAGTTGGCCTTCTGGCGGCGCTTATCCACAATGGCCAGGGACATATGGAGCTTCTGGGCAAAGGCGCGGGCCCGGGCCACGGAACCCACGTCGGGGGAGACCACCATCATGTCCTCGCACTGGGAGCCAAACTTCTTGGCATAGTAGTCCACAAAAATGGGGTTGCCGGCCAGGTTATCCACGGGGATATCAAAAAAGCCCTGAATCTGGGAGGCGTGCAGGTCCATGGTCAGCACCCGGTCCGCGCCGGCGGCGGTGACCATATTGGCCACAAGCTTGGCGGTGATGGGATCACGGGCCTTGGCCTTGCGGTCCTGACGGGCGTAGCCGTAGTAGGGCATCACCGCGGTGATGCGTCCGGCGCTGGCCCGCTTAAGCGCGTCGATCATGATGAGCAGCTCCATCAGGTTCCGGTTCACCGGATTGCAGGTGGACTGGATGACGAATACGTCGGAGCCTCGGACAGTCTCATACAGCGAGACGAAAATCTCACCGTCGGAAAATGTCCCAACCTCAGACTCGCCCAACTTGGTGCCCATGATTTTGCAGACTTCCTCCGCCAGCTTGTGGTTCGCATTGCCTGTGAACACCTTGATATCTTTGCCGTGTGCAATCATTTTAAGCGCCCTCTTTCTGTTATCTATCGTTATTTTTCAGTCTTTCTTCTCCGCGTGGAGCGCCCGCCGCCGGGCGGCCCAGCCCTCCAGGTTCTTCTGCCGCGCCCTGGCCACCGCCAGCGCGTCGGCCGGCACCTCGTCGGTGATGGTGCTGCCCGCCGCGGTGTAGGCGCCTTCGCCCACCGTCACCGGTGCGATGAGGTTGGTGTTGCAGCCGATAAACGCACGGTCGCCGATGGTGCAGCGGTATTTTTTGAACCCGTCATAATTGGTGGTCACGGTGCCGCAGCCGAAGTTGACCTTTTGGCCCACGTCGCTGTCTCCCACATAGGTCAGGTGGGAGATCTTGGTGCCGTCGCCGATGACGGAGTTCTTCACCTCCACAAAATCGCCCACCTTGATGTCGTCGCCGATGACGCAGCCCGGGCGGATATAGGCGAAGGGCCCCACCTTCACCCGGCTGCCGATGGTGCTTTCGTTGGCCTGGGAGGCGTTGACGGTGGTCCCATCTCCCACCGTGCAGTCCCGGATCATGGCGTTGGGGCCGATCTCGCAGTCCCGGCCGATTGTCGTCTCTCCCCGCAAAATGGTGCCCGGCAGCACCACCGTGCCCGCTCCAATCTCCACCCGGGGGTCGATGTACACAGAGGAGCCGTCCAGAATGTGGACGCCGGCGGCCGCATGGCGCCGTACAATCTCGTCCCGGCAGGAAAGCTCCATCTCACGCAGGCGCGGAAGGTCATACACAGCGGTAAACCCTGTAAGCTCCCGGGCGCCGGGGACGGCGCCGCCGCTGCCTTCCCTCCAGCTTTCGCGCAGAGCCGATGCCTGTGCGGTATAGGCGTAGCAGCTCCCGCCCGGCAGCTGCAAAGGAAGCATCTCACAGGGGAAAACCTCCACCTCTCCCTCCTGGGATAAAAAGTCCATCAGCGCCTCACGGCTGCCGGAGACCAGGACATCCGCCTCCGCCGGGAAGCATCCGCGCAGCTCCGCGGCGTACTCCTCTTTGTCCCAGACAACAAAAAACCGCTGGATACTGCGCGCCATCAATGTCTTGCCCACCCAAGTCAAAAGGGGACAAAATAAAACGGATTGCAGCATCAGCGGCCGGACCACTCCCTCACAGGAGGCTTCATCAGGCAAAAAGAGAACTGCTCGTGTCTGATTCATAGGAAATCCCTCCTGTCGTCAAGTCTTATCCACATTATAACAAACAAAAAGGGAAAATCCAGTGGTTGGGATAAAATAAATAATAGAATTTTCCCCCTGGTTTTTGGATAGATTGAACGGTTTTTGATACACGGTCCATCCTCTTCCAAATGGGAAGCATGAAATTTTGTCATTTTATGTTGTTTTTTCAGACAGAGCTGTAAAATTGTTGTGATTTCTTTTGAATTTCTGATAAAATTCTCACTTTACAGTTGAATTTGCGATTGGAATGCATTACAATAGGGTGCGTTCATCTGGACGGAGGTCGTTCTATGCTGCATATTGTTCTGGTGGAGCCGGAAATCCCGCAAAACTGCGGCAATATCGCCCGCACCTGTGCGGCCACCGGCAGCCATCTGCATCTCATTGAGCCCCTGGGCTTTGACATCTCCGAGCGGGCTGTGCGCCGGGCCGGCCTGGACTACTGGCATCTGGTGGATGTGTCGGTCTATGAAAACTTAGATGCGCTGTTCCGGCTTCATCCGGAGGCGGCCGACAATCTCTACCTGACCACCACCAAGGCGCCCCGGCCGTACAGCGAGGCCGTCTTCACCGACGGGTGCTGGCTCTTTTTCGGCAAGGAGACCGCGGGGCTGCCCCAGGACTTCCGGGAGGCATATGCCGCCCGGTGCGTCCGTCTGCCCATGGTTTCCGAGGCCCGGAGCCTGAACCTCTCCAACACGGTGGCCGTGTGCGCCTATGAGGCGCTGCGCCAGATGGGCTTTCCCGGTCTTCTGGACCATGGGGAAATGGCCAGATAGCGGCTCAGTTTGGGGAAATTTTCTGATTCTCCGGCCATACTATGCTTATCCTGATTCCAAATCATCCTGTCGCATAAAGGAGATACCATTATATGAACTACAATAAAAAAACGGTCAGGGACGTGGAGGTCCGCGGCAAGAAGGTTCTGCTGCGGTGCGACTTCAACGTGCCCATGGCCAAGGACGGCAGCGGCGTCATCACCGACGACAAGCGCATCCGGGCCGCTCTGCCCACCATCACCTACCTGCTGGACCAGGGAGCCGCGGTGATCGCCTGCTCCCACATGGGTAAGCCCAAGGGCGAGGTGAAGCCGGAGCTTTCTTTGAAGCCCGTGGCCGCCCGGCTCAGCGAACTGCTGGGCAGGGAGGTCATCATGGCCGGCGACGTGGTGGGGCCCGACGCCCAGGCTAAGGCCGCCGCTTTGCAGGGCGGTCAGATCATGCTCCTTGAAAACACCCGCTTTGAACCCGGCGAAACCAAGAACGACCCGGCTCTTGCAAAGGCCATGGCCTCTCTTGCGGACCTCTATGTCTCCGACGCCTTCGGCGCCGTCCACCGGGCCCACGCCTCCACCGCCGGTGTGGCCGGGTATCTGCCCGCCGTCTCCGGCTTTTTGATTGAGAAGGAGTTGGAGGTTATCGGCGGCGCTCTGCAGAACCCCAAGCGTCCCCTGGTGGCCATTTTGGGCGGCAGCAAGGTGTCCTCCAAGATTGGGGTCATCAACAACCTGCTGGAGCTGGCGGACACCATCATCATCGGCGGCGGCATGGCCTACACCTTCTCCGCCGCCCAGGGCGGCAAGGTGGGCGAGAGCCTGCTTGAGGCCGACTGGGAGGGCTACGCCAACGAGATGGTGCAGAAAGCAGCAGACAAGGGCGTCCGGCTGTTGCTGCCCGTGGACACAGTCTGCGCCGATCAGTTTGCCCCGGACGCCAAAAGCCAGGTGGTGAAGGCCGGCGAGATTCCCGACGGCTGGCAGGGCCTGGACATTGGACCCGAAACCATCGCCCTCTACTGCGGCGCTGTGGCCGACGCGGGCACCGTGATCTGGAACGGCCCCATGGGCGTCTTTGAGTTCCCCGCCTTTGCAAGGGGCACCGAGGCTGTGGCCGAGGCGCTGAGCAAAACCGGCGCCATCACCATCATCGGCGGGGGAGACAGCGCCGCCGCCGTGCAGCAGTTAGGCTACGCCGACAAAATGACCCATATCTCCACCGGCGGCGGAGCCAGCCTGGAGTTCATGGAGGGCAAGGAGCTTCCCGGGGTGGCCTGCCTGCTGGACAGGTGAGCTCCGGTCCCCGGGCGCGTCAAAGATCGGGAAGCCTCGGGATTGAACCGGTCTCTCATTTGTATCCTCTTCGCGGCTGTGTGGGCCGCATCACATATTAGATAAGGGAGTATCAGAATTCATGAATCGCAGATATCGTAAAACTATCATCGCCGGCAACTGGAAGATGAATAAGACCGCCACGGAAACCAAGCAGTTCGCCGAAGAGCTTAAGCCCATCCTGCCCAAGGCCAAGTGG
This window of the Dysosmobacter acutus genome carries:
- a CDS encoding ribose-phosphate pyrophosphokinase, which produces MIAHGKDIKVFTGNANHKLAEEVCKIMGTKLGESEVGTFSDGEIFVSLYETVRGSDVFVIQSTCNPVNRNLMELLIMIDALKRASAGRITAVMPYYGYARQDRKAKARDPITAKLVANMVTAAGADRVLTMDLHASQIQGFFDIPVDNLAGNPIFVDYYAKKFGSQCEDMMVVSPDVGSVARARAFAQKLHMSLAIVDKRRQKANSCEVMNVIGDVEGKDCIIFDDMVDTGGSLCNAAKALIDIGHAKSVHACASHGVLSGPAIERINNSVITELALLDTIPPIAEGASEKIKYLTVAPMFAEAIERTYQEISISKLFR
- a CDS encoding tRNA (cytidine(34)-2'-O)-methyltransferase; the encoded protein is MLHIVLVEPEIPQNCGNIARTCAATGSHLHLIEPLGFDISERAVRRAGLDYWHLVDVSVYENLDALFRLHPEAADNLYLTTTKAPRPYSEAVFTDGCWLFFGKETAGLPQDFREAYAARCVRLPMVSEARSLNLSNTVAVCAYEALRQMGFPGLLDHGEMAR
- a CDS encoding phosphoglycerate kinase; translation: MNYNKKTVRDVEVRGKKVLLRCDFNVPMAKDGSGVITDDKRIRAALPTITYLLDQGAAVIACSHMGKPKGEVKPELSLKPVAARLSELLGREVIMAGDVVGPDAQAKAAALQGGQIMLLENTRFEPGETKNDPALAKAMASLADLYVSDAFGAVHRAHASTAGVAGYLPAVSGFLIEKELEVIGGALQNPKRPLVAILGGSKVSSKIGVINNLLELADTIIIGGGMAYTFSAAQGGKVGESLLEADWEGYANEMVQKAADKGVRLLLPVDTVCADQFAPDAKSQVVKAGEIPDGWQGLDIGPETIALYCGAVADAGTVIWNGPMGVFEFPAFARGTEAVAEALSKTGAITIIGGGDSAAAVQQLGYADKMTHISTGGGASLEFMEGKELPGVACLLDR
- a CDS encoding DapH/DapD/GlmU-related protein, producing MNQTRAVLFLPDEASCEGVVRPLMLQSVLFCPLLTWVGKTLMARSIQRFFVVWDKEEYAAELRGCFPAEADVLVSGSREALMDFLSQEGEVEVFPCEMLPLQLPGGSCYAYTAQASALRESWREGSGGAVPGARELTGFTAVYDLPRLREMELSCRDEIVRRHAAAGVHILDGSSVYIDPRVEIGAGTVVLPGTILRGETTIGRDCEIGPNAMIRDCTVGDGTTVNASQANESTIGSRVKVGPFAYIRPGCVIGDDIKVGDFVEVKNSVIGDGTKISHLTYVGDSDVGQKVNFGCGTVTTNYDGFKKYRCTIGDRAFIGCNTNLIAPVTVGEGAYTAAGSTITDEVPADALAVARARQKNLEGWAARRRALHAEKKD
- the pth gene encoding aminoacyl-tRNA hydrolase; its protein translation is MFGKPSGVEWIIACLGNPGSEYANTRHNMGFLTADLIAEREHVKINKIKFKSACNIFSFGGAKVLLMKPQTYMNLSGEAVVEAVKFYKVPLDHLLVIFDDIYLPVGKIRIRPSGSAGGHNGIKNIIAHLGSDQFPRIKIGVGSPTNPDYDMADWVTGTPSMAERKILLNSFARAADAAEAICSGEELRKAMGRFN